CATGTCTTCGTAAAATCACATCGAAATATTTTAGGCAGCTAGAAGCTAAACTTGCACTGAGACGTACCCAGCTTAAGGCTTACTGCTTGACAGGAAACAATAATGCCGTTatgtttagtaataaataataaatgtttgtgaCAATGTATTTCATAAGATAAACACTCAAAAGAAATCAATTAAACAGAatcagtaattaattaatttaatataattatttaaaacactcgtttaaaaaaatgttacagcgtgactgattttgatatatgtataattgttttctattacagaataatgtttataaatatattaagttgataattaaatttgtctCAAGAGCAGTAAgtgaattttcatattaattctCCTCGtcaaaatcgtttaaaaaaacaatcaaaaccCTTTGCTTACTACATACTTTCGATATGCTATGaatgttgtattaaaattgtaatattatgtttccAGCGACGGTGAGACCTCCCAAGAGGGTAGGAGGGCCGAACTGGCTCAGGCCAACGATCCCTCAATCAGGCGTTTCCAGGTATGGTAAACTGGTTGTATCTTAAAATCCtaatttcatatatgtatatctttacatatttataataaaaatatattataaataatgatttgatAACAATCTGTTAGTAGTTGACGTCGTAGATCTGTTAGTAATTGAACTTTAATTGATTCCAGGTGGTCTGCGGTGGTGAACTGCGCGCGTTGTTGCTACGTGCGCCCCCCCTCGCGCACCAGCCCCTGCCGCCTCCGCTCACGACAGTGCACACGCAGGTACCTaacactttaataaataaagaccaGATTTGTCACTAGATATATACCTtgaactgtatatatatataaccaataGTATGTGTGCTGCAGCGCCATCTTGGTACAACAAATGGTGTGTTAAGTCTATGTATCTCAAACAGATGGTAAAATCCAATTCATTCATATACAAAATAGATTAGGGTACCAATGAGAGATGAGTTAGTCAAAGGGTATCACGTGCAGGCCAAGTCGAGGGTGGAAACCAACtatatattttctatctatatgttatatatattatgaaacatcCATGATTATATGgctaacattataattttaatatataattacttaataatagtttatttttttatattcaaggtTGATTACAAGCACTGCTTAGTACCGGACTTACAAGAAATAACCGCTTGCTCGTTCTACTGGGGCAAGATGGACAGATACGAGGCGGAACGTCTGCTTGACAACAAACCTGAAggtaatctttatatatagtatatttataaagctgAGATGGTCCAGTCCTAAACTCAGGtgaacaccactgaattttttatataataataaacataatcagcctgtaaatttcccactgctgggctgaggcctcctctcccgatgaggagaaggtatggagcatattccaccacgctgctccaatgcgggttttttatgtgcttaagaaACATCTtgagtgtattattttattttatatgctaGACTGATTAAAGTACTTGAATCGCGCTAACGCAAAATAAACCTTATTCGAAGAGTTCGGAAGTTAAAAATGCTGTAAAAAAAGAGGTTAGCTGCCGACTGTGAGCGAATTAACGCgctattaattgtttttttatatatttttttttttttacacaagcAAGCGTGGTTCGAGAAGTGTCGGGGCCGGGTCGTAGGGGTTGTGATCACCGAAAATCGTGTACGCCAAATTGAAAACCATATAAAAACAGACGATTTACGAAAAAATTTAATGGATGGTTaaggatttataattttttcttaaattgtaaATCTATTGAGAGCGAATAAGACCAGAGGACTCTCATTTGACATCACCtccatatttaatgtatataagacAAAATCCAAAAATCCAGTCAcgaatataagattatttagaattgataaaagttaaaactaaaaggtaacaaattgattttataCATTTGTACGATATCATTCGGTATTAGGTATGGCCACGGAATAAATTCtcgcaataataaataattcttggaATGATTtctttgcaaaaataaaattatattaaacatatttttttttttataggatttGGTTACCGCCATACTTGGTAAGAACGTAGGAAAACATTTAGGAATTAGTTCCGTCATTTAAACTAGATGTCGCTGTACCACAGctgaatcgcgctaacgtttcGCTTAAATAAAACCCTCATAGAGGCGGTGCGATTGTCGTTTCGTCAGTAACACTCTACTCACCGgaacacaattttatttgatttttttgaatGTGTATGTACGTACAACTACATACACGGTGTACTTTTAACACGTTTTGTGACGTCACGGTTAAGTGGGAGTCTAGATAGACGGTTTTATGACGTCATGATTTGTAGGAGTCTAGGAGATAGGGTTGTATGACTGACGTCTAACCTAACCTCTCTTCAAAGGTATAAGCTtaagcccagtagtgggaaatttaaaagcggttacattttttttttttttttattatataagctaaTGCTCAAGACTTATCACACCTGACGGAAAGTGATTATACAGCCTAAGGTTAATCACGCCTGCATAGAAGACGCCTATTCTCTCTAGACTTGAAGGTATCCATATTGTAGGtaaaataaactactttttttaataaaaaattaaaatggtttgTTTGGAAAATAATTTCGTTCTTTCCCAGTAGATGACTtaattgtagtattttttattgaatatgtacgattttattgattttaaaatagtatgttTTTCGATTGTTCGAAATTCCGCTGGTCTACTTTTTACTTTGATGATTGAAATGAAAttctaatttaaagttatttgtttatttgaaaaagctAGTAAATCTTgcattcattgaaataaatatttcatcatgGCCAAggaataaatacattaacagcctttaaatttctcactgctgggctaaggcctcctctccctttgaggaggtttggagcgtattcaaccacgctgctccaatgcgaattggtggattcacatgtggcagaattacatgcaggtttcctcaggatgttttccttcaccgccgagcacgagatgaattataaacacaaattaagcacatgaaaattcagtggtgcttgcatgggtttgaacccgcaatcattggttaagatgcatccgttcgaaccactgggccatttcggctctccaggaaaaaaatttaacttattttttttatttttttagttataataaatatttaactaaatgaaATTCAAGAAAAATTTACACTTCCGGTCCTCGATGATCGAGCGCATCCAAGTTCCTCTGGGAATGACCACTGAAACAATCGACAGACaacaatagaaaattaaatcacAATGTTTGATAGAAAAAAGTTAACGAGAAATAATCGTCCCCAGGCACGTTCCTGCTGCGCGACTCTGCGCAGGAGGAGCACCTGTTCTCGGTGTCGTTCCGCAAGTACGGGCGCTCGCTGCACGCGCGCATCGAGCACTACCAGCACCGGTTCAGCTTCGACTCGCACGACCCCGCCGTGTTCGCCGCGCCCACCGTCACCGGCCTCATCGAGCACTACAAGGTGACCCCACTCTCGCAACCCGACGGGAAGTCTTCTCCTGTACATGCGTCCAATTACCAGAATCTGggatgttactgagaatttttcgataaaaaaaaaaatccaataatattTTCTCGGTCCGACGTAGGGGTCGAACACAGAACCTCGGATACTGCTTATGAAGTCTTATGAAGTCGCTAGATTCGTTCCATCAAATGAGCTCCTGTACTCTGCTTCAATAGCAGAAGTGAAAACAGACGAACCTTAGATACCATGCAACCTGATATATAGTGCTGCTGACAGTTCTCGATTAAtgtctttgtttataattcaacattatttataaatcaaaatattctttatccaaTTAGGCTCATagaagaacttttgaatcgtcatgctACGCATTTGAATGAATTGTAAAGTTaacatcggttcggaaagtagatcccgccgagaagaaccggcaagagacTCAGTACAGTACACTGAACTGCATGGGTAGTTAGTAcaggttaattttatttgaaaagttcCGATACCATCTTTGTCGATATTTTAAACGGGGTCCAcagtaaatactataaattatttagaatcCGATCATGacgtcatgtcaattcaaggtcgacTTTGTTCACTTGTCTGTACCTGCCGCCGGATCGGCACCAGCCTAATGCAGTTCTAACACCTCGTGGCCCCCCAGCAGGACCCCGCGTGCGTGATGTTCTTCGAGCCGATGCTGACGGCGCCGCTGCCGCGCACCGCGCCCTTCTCGCTGCAGCAGCTGGCGCGCGCCGCCATCGTTTCCCGCCTCAGCTACGACGGTAACCGCCTCCTCCATCACCACATTACTCACCACTACCTAACTCAACACCACCTCACTCACCACATCACTCACCACCACCTCACCACCATCTCACATTGTCTCACACATCACTACCGCCACTTCGCCTCGAGTCTATGAGTAGATAATGTACTTGTAATCACCATGGTGGTACTGTTGGTGAACGATACTACTTAACAGTCAGTTTCTATGGTGTGATCTCTTACTGGCAGAAGGCCTGTCTGCCAATTTCCCCCCAATGTTTAACGAGATGGGCAATATGACATTGAAATAACTCCCCGCTGTAATGTTCCAGGCGTGGAGCAGCTGCCGCTGCCGGCCCGCCTGCGCGCCTACCTCAAGGAGTACCACTACCGGcagcgcgtgcgcgtgcgccgcCTGGAGCCCGACGCCTACGAGCCGCAGATGTAGCAGCATCCGTGGCACGACAGGAATGTCGTGCTGCTGATGTTCGGAGCCATTGTGCTGTTGCAAGCGAACAGCTTGTACGCGTTGTACCTCAACATGAGTCGATTCTACGGTGCAAATCAGTGACTGAGTGTAGTGATCGGGATGCTGGTGGTTATGGTGACTTTGTGATTAGTGATTATGAGATGGAAGAAGATAACAGCATAGAGGAATCTCCATTGGGGAGATATTTTAGTGGAGAGTTTCCTGGCAATTGTGTGGAATGGACTCCGCTTCTATGCTCCACGTCTTGATATCGACAAGCAGTGATATGAACTTAATGTAAATGTACATTTGAATGTTGAACGGCAGAGCTATtatcatttgtttaattattgttatcgtGAAGAGACGAATGAATATTACATAATGgtactatgtaaataatatcatgGTTGTTTTGAGAACGAATTAAgtgcaataattaaataatttattaatagtttaatgtgATACCCGAGTTAATCAGGATTGGATACATTACAAGCACAATGTAACTGTGTTGCTTTTGGATTATACTTTAATGGTTTCAGTGGTGGATTTACTAGCAAAGCTGAACAGGCTTGAGCGtagagcaattttttttttttttaaattatttgatttatgatCTCCTTGAGATATATatctgatgttttttttacttcttttattttattgtatttcattaaacaatGGTTAATAGTATGGTTGAAAATGATTattgattttatcaatttaatcatCCGTCTCGACTGGGGTTTGTTgataattctgaaaaaaaaacaaacagactTTTGAGTGTTGAATTGCTGATGAATGTTCGTATGTGAGTTTATagtctttattttgtaaatctgCCACTGAACGTAGCCTACAAGATATGAACAGATTGATGGATAGTCTTTATCTATGTTATGACTTCTACATAACACATCTATTCTATGCAGGCTGATGTTATTAAACTCCCCGAGTCCAGTGATCACTGGCTTTTGACATAGttgtcaataaaatacatttaacgtcaaataattataccataatattatatattaatacttatattatatttaactcacAAACTATATGTATTTGTTCCTCGTTGTGATAAGTTTAGCTGTTTCACGTTGCTTTGTCTGCTTTGTGACTTACCGTTATAAAATTTGATAGCATACCGAATAAGATTTCTTTAACATGctatattaattagaaatgttTCACTAGCGTTACTCAATAAACTCTATAGTTTATTTCAATGGTATGAggagtaaaaatttaaatttagttttgctTATATCTCCGTTGTATACACTAGTAATAGttctcgattaatatatctctatttataatacaatattattccaTGTGACTACTTACATccactttcattttacttttaaattactaCTCCTGGCGTTGAAATtgacttataatttatatgaacaaggataaaactttcaataagaaatattaaaaatgtatagatcATGATTTTCTTCCATAAATGTAAATTGTCTATGAATTagagttaaatatttactataatagtTGTTTAAATTATCGATAACGCGTCGTGAAATGAAATCAACTCGGTAGACTCTTGATAACATTGCGggtcaattttaaattacgagTATTCAAAATTGGACGCTCAGTTTGAAAATCACTTTTGAAGACAGAGGATCGACGTTCGTAAAGTGTCGTTAATCGCAATGAACACTACCAGTGGGCCAAGGAGAAAATAGATCTTCATCTAAACGTATTCCAATCACATTTTGATtggtaaatataaacaaaccttagatttacgtattccatgcgatttgctaatagctcagctatattgtacactactaacagttcttgatgaatatatctctgtaatataacaatattccaTTGCGGTTCGTTCAAAGTTTGATCTGAAGTATTAGAATAAGTTAGATTTGGCCCCCTGGTTACGTTAGtgatcaaatataataataactgacCTGTTTTAGAATTAATGTCATCGgtatgcttataatattaaaaacaaagaacTATGAAATtgcatatgtataaaaatttacatattagataataaattcattataatatctgACGGCTACACCTATGAACAATGTTTAGGGGATGATCCATTAAACAATGACTTATTCATGGTgacaaaaaaattgtctttaattTTCATGACTATgatgctttttttttgttaacagtgTGGCTTTGTGTATGTTATGTAGCGATACTTACTTagttacttagtattgttttattgtgaTGGATGAGTGAGGCATGTCGTCCTGACTGTTAATCTCAAGGTAGACCAGCCAATTATGACTGtgttagatatattttagttatagtgctcaagtgtgtgcacaaacacagataTACTCTATTTCCTCActgtcataatccgatgggtcGATTTCAGGCGCAGGCCTGCATGCTCACTGAGGAACAGAAGTATACATACTTCCAACTTTCTCACTCAGGGCTGTTGGTATATAAATTCTATAGAAaatccaataatttattatcagatTGAACCCAGGACTTTGGTAGCAGTGGCCTTATATGTAGCCAATAGAACGAGGCAGTCAGTGTAGTACGGTCACAAGGGAGAAtctatcttagttcccaaaattgttGGCTGTAGCGGAGTGTTTACATTTcttagtgccaatgtctatgggtggtggtgttCATTTACCACCAAGAGCTCCATGCCAGTCCATTAACAGGAAAAAGTTCAACTAACCACCCTCTAAACATTGTTTCTAGTGAGACCGATTATGTATTCGGTGAAACTAACTTACTAAAATgtgtaaataactatttttctaACGTTAACTATTGTTTTGTCACGATACGGCattgaaaaaatgaaatatttttggacTGATACATTTCGAttcttatatgttatttatttctaagatatatgtatatatattatacgatatgTGAACTATTAAGGCTTAATGTACGGACGCAGCAACGTCCGGTCAGTGGTTCTCAATCTGCAGGCCTGGTGTCTCCATGATGTAAAATAAACTGTCGCTGGagaaattttatttcgatttttaaaagttGTTAAACGTAACTGAAAATTTGAAAAGATAGGCGTcgagtttttttgttattataatagtaaagacaaataaatccGAAAAAGGATCTAGTGATACGGCTGCGATGCTGTATGCTTATTAAATCACGCAGACAAAGGAAGAAAGAAGTAAACCCTGATAATGGTGATTTGCACCACAGTGACAGACATGAATGTAtacttacataaaatgtatatatgcggatatttgtttatataatccAGTGTAAGGAGTGGTTTATACGTATACGTATCTCGTGCTCATGAGAGATAAAGATCACACGTTAACTGATGTCCCGTTTGCTAGTCTGTctttggatttatttattttttaaataattaatcgcaataaaataataatattctacttattcataataaaattattattatggtaaatgtaatttattcttatttcacaCACTCACAAATTTAATCACAATTTTAATCTGTAGTTAAATAAACACTGTAAAATGAGATAAGCTGTGAGTTGTCTATTTCGATCGACGGCTTAGCGAGCGACTTTGTGTGGTTATCATATCATTCGGTGCGCGCACACAATCAAAATCGACTCATAATTTTTTCGTAACGCGTGctaaagaagtataacttcaatttttattaatatttagtggTAACGTCGAAAAGATTGAGAACGGCTGCTCTAATCAAAATCTCGGTTCCCGgcaattatatgaaatttttgttattcataaaaacttatgtatacatattatattatttaatgtataattttatatgtattatatttgtatatatatatcaagcaTTTGGGAATAAACAGTGTCTTAGAATATAAGAATTTGAATATATACCGTGAAGTATTATATAAGCTAATAATTTTACGTATCTGTATATTTAATGTCCGGTCGCTGAAACAACGTACTGATAGATACCGTGAAAAAAATGGACGACGTGACGTTGAAGCGGGGAAATTCAgttcaaattattgttattgattttttttacttacgatattttttacatttctaattaaatacttaGAGTCTATACTGGAGTGTTACAACCACTGTCCTGTCAACTTAGTGGGGGGGGATACAAACACTCCAAAATGTAAGTTTCGTTAACAACTTCGTTGACATTCAAAACGTCATATTGTCgtgaatccataatgaatatcatagattatattcaagctctcgaccaattatatcgcgttaTTTCAAGGTCGATGTTGTTTTTGGGTTGGAATAGACCAGTCGTGACTGACTGACAGGTGATAGGGTTAGTTCTCTCAGCGTCCGGAGTTTAATCTATGCATTTATTGTACAGTAAACCATAGACGGACTTGTTCGCACTACTTTTAATACATCGagtaattttgattttggacACGACAGTTGTTCTAACGGGAGGTTAGATGTGTAGGACATTTTAAAGTGAAAGCCAGTTGCGTCGCTCGTAAaagttacagtgttgaattaagtaaatttgccatcggttcggaaagtagattctaccgagcaCCGGCAAGAAgcgcagtagttactctttaccgTTATTTGATTTACGTAGCTTACGTTAATAgactacatttaaatttatagacatccttgcctagaaatcaataaataccaagttctcgattttttttatcttgaatataatcttgtattgagtaatatgccttatttgtcGATGTTTGTTTgagaactttaaattttttaataggaaaagttaataaatagctgtggaatcttattGTAGAAACGACTACCGTGCCTCAGGAAAGTTGTGTTGACTTTGCGATTACGGACGGCAAATTAGGCTTAGATTATTACAGTTCCGTCCGAGGCAAAGGGGAGTAAATGGTACCTACCAAACTCCAGGGTTTACGTGGGATTTAATCCGGGATTTGAAATGTCATAAGTTGACCACTATGTCAACGAGGCCTCAGAATTATGTGTCAGAATTTTTGGCGTGTGTCGCCAACCATACTGGTGGCTCGCAGGTGCTTTGTCGCgtctttaagaaatgagtactCCTTTCTTGAAAGTtgccaagtcgtatcggttccgAAAAAACTGCCGTCGAAACTGGTtccagaaaatgccttaaaagtCGTGCTGTTGTGGATTTCGAGACTTTGTTGTCATTGGATGAAATTGAAGTTATAAAGCCGTGTGAACAAGTCTTTAGAATTATTAGAATCGTGATTATAAAGTAATGGTCAGACTGTAAACATAGAAATTACTAGAAGGGCAATcgatcatttaattttgaattttgacggaGAGACGTCCCttcatttatagtatttattgaaCGACCGATTCACTATAATGGATGTCGAACATTCCTGTGTAATTCTTGAGCTATTCTGTAAGCACAATTACGAAACTCACCGCGGatcacgatcgtgaaatgtcggTGAGTCATATGCGGTATACGAAGTGAGTTACCGTAAAGTTTTTACTGGAACGGTTTCGTATTACGCCTCGTAGATAATTGTACCGTTCGTAAGTAAAACGAATCGTTGTATATGGAAATCGTACAATAATTACTTTGTCTTCGCTGTTCATTGTCTTTGTCTATGGTAAACCATGCGTCAGTTAGTGAATTAGTATTGTCGTATAGTGTACAAATGACGCGCGGGTTACGGTTAGCGATTTCGCGCCATTTtcggccattttttttttttaactttcaaatCGATTCGACCTCCTTtaactgatattatattaattgttttataataattatttatgttatttatatcacttagaacaataatattataatttactacttatgaataaagattcggtgaaacaaattaattatatattatttttttaactaactttttacaatttatgtGTAGAGGATATTTGTGAAGTGAATCAAATCGACGATGTTCAGTATTTATCTGCACACGCTAAACCAAGCGAAGTTATTGTGTAGAATgacttgaaataataattaacgaaaTAGTTGGGATTTgattaattcgtttattttataaaattagttgccAACATTTTgacagttttagtttttttttaaaggattgATTATAAATCTGTTTATATTTCACGTGggttatttaaatcttaaaacatATGCTacttattctaataataaacacTGCAATGTCAGAAttagttaaagtatttttattggtcGAAAATATAGgtcatttttgaaaaatttggcttgttatatttttgattagctataaactttattaaaagtaattcgtTTACTCGAGCAAATCAGTTTGCGCATTGTAAACAATGTACACTTTTGTAATGATTAAATACTCGGACTTGAAGCGTTCATAATGTCTTCGTTTCTATGACCACATAGGAATATGActcttataattcaaaataagtgAGTTCACGTTCCTTATTCGTCATCATGGCTGCGCAAATCAGTTTGCGTAAGAATACGTGAATACGAATTTCAGTtttgcatgatttttttttattatgttgtaatataaaaaaaaagtcaagtgATTTGTTGGAAGTTACGATTGAgtattggaaaatatttagactaaTTTGTGACATGATTCTCTGTTGTGtgttcaacaatatttttttggatttgtatgtaacaataaaaaaatctgatcGTACTTTATAACACCATGTATAAAGATTTtagtgaattttaaaattcactaGAAAATTCACTTCGCTTGAAACACGACTAAAATTTTTGTGTCGAATTCAAGTAATATTCTCTCGTATTAACAGATTTGTGAGCGTTTTAATaagatttgtataaatatttctataattcgaTTTCGTCGTTGAAGTGTTTgtaggaattttattaaaatacctttttttttatatattttaatattgatctgtAATATAAccctatttaattttaatttatattaataatggttATCGAAAAGGTTGTTagtttgtgtaatattaaacattgtgtCACTTtgattgtataattttgtatagtaatatataattcatagtttgtaattattttttaataacttttcatGTATTACTATGGAGTGTAAACCGCGCGAAGCgtacaaattatattgaagaatcaataaataaatgtattttaaatctaatgTTTGGTTTTGATTGTTGACAGTTGACAGAGTATTTGACAGTTGACACAGTATTTGACAATTGACAGAGTATTTGACAGTTGACAGAGTATTTGACAGTCGACAGTGTATTTGACAGTTGACAGAGTATTTGACAGTCGACAGTGTATTTGACAGTTGACAGAGTATTTGACAGTTGCCAGTATTTGAC
Above is a genomic segment from Vanessa tameamea isolate UH-Manoa-2023 chromosome 29, ilVanTame1 primary haplotype, whole genome shotgun sequence containing:
- the LOC113400632 gene encoding suppressor of cytokine signaling 5 isoform X1; this encodes MGQQTSRKSGECTCGCGAWERRRYAESPSSVHRYVSAVTDRWSARECACRRRRWRRPACVCTAYRRVSDACHDDRLAAVLTLGARDLRRELDAIVINTDTDTNREIGEPTAEVYVLSVAPRTDGETSQEGRRAELAQANDPSIRRFQVVCGGELRALLLRAPPLAHQPLPPPLTTVHTQVDYKHCLVPDLQEITACSFYWGKMDRYEAERLLDNKPEGTFLLRDSAQEEHLFSVSFRKYGRSLHARIEHYQHRFSFDSHDPAVFAAPTVTGLIEHYKQDPACVMFFEPMLTAPLPRTAPFSLQQLARAAIVSRLSYDGVEQLPLPARLRAYLKEYHYRQRVRVRRLEPDAYEPQM
- the LOC113400632 gene encoding suppressor of cytokine signaling 5 isoform X2, coding for MGQQTSRKSGECTCGCGAWERRRYAESPSSVHRYVSAVTDRWSARECACRRRRWRRPACVCTAYRRVSDACHDDRLAAVLTLGARDLRRELDAIVINTDTDTNREIGEPTAEVYVLSVAPRTDGETSQEGRRAELAQANDPSIRRFQVVCGGELRALLLRAPPLAHQPLPPPLTTVHTQVDYKHCLVPDLQEITACSFYWGKMDRYEAERLLDNKPEGTFLLRDSAQEEHLFSVSFRKYGRSLHARIEHYQHRFSFDSHDPAVFAAPTVTGLIEHYKDPACVMFFEPMLTAPLPRTAPFSLQQLARAAIVSRLSYDGVEQLPLPARLRAYLKEYHYRQRVRVRRLEPDAYEPQM